The following coding sequences lie in one Streptococcus suis genomic window:
- a CDS encoding endonuclease, which yields MNTLTLKDLFHFSDEALPKVKLRFHVWEGSVDYTKSYYLADKEQVNNWNIFYNPEGKNYFRVGEIVINFIKVGHNKWLLTTVKEITEQLPVISGKSYEGKVQEEFAAYFDRLIIDFKVGISTVRYFERSAKDIVIRELLPTPWTGDDFPGYDNIRLSYYQLDSIFRLQKQDWLTALGNQKAVYLLTDRQTGKHYVGSATGDSGMLLSRWQSYVNNGHGGNKELRQLIKDEGFDYIKTNFQYSLLENYNGKVDDHLILAREAWWKETLRTRVFGYNAN from the coding sequence ATGAACACTTTGACCTTAAAAGATTTATTTCATTTTTCTGATGAAGCCTTACCCAAAGTAAAGCTACGTTTCCATGTCTGGGAAGGTAGTGTGGATTATACTAAGTCCTACTATCTAGCGGACAAGGAACAAGTAAATAATTGGAATATTTTTTACAATCCAGAAGGAAAAAACTATTTTCGTGTTGGAGAGATTGTGATCAACTTTATTAAAGTCGGTCACAATAAATGGTTATTAACAACGGTGAAGGAAATAACAGAACAGCTACCTGTCATCTCTGGGAAGTCTTATGAAGGAAAGGTGCAGGAGGAGTTTGCTGCTTATTTCGATCGCCTGATTATTGATTTTAAAGTTGGAATTTCAACGGTGCGTTATTTTGAACGTTCTGCAAAGGACATCGTTATTCGAGAACTGCTTCCTACACCTTGGACGGGGGATGACTTTCCTGGTTATGATAATATCCGTCTATCTTATTACCAACTGGATAGTATCTTCCGACTGCAAAAGCAGGATTGGTTAACAGCCCTTGGCAATCAAAAGGCTGTCTATTTATTGACAGATAGACAAACGGGCAAGCATTATGTTGGTTCTGCGACCGGTGATAGCGGCATGCTTTTGTCGCGTTGGCAATCCTATGTCAATAATGGTCACGGAGGTAATAAAGAATTACGTCAACTAATTAAGGATGAAGGTTTTGACTATATCAAGACCAATTTTCAATATAGCCTTTTAGAAAATTATAATGGAAAAGTAGATGATCATCTCATCTTAGCTCGTGAAGCTTGGTGGAAGGAAACCTTGCGGACGAGAGTTTTTGGTTACAATGCTAACTAG
- a CDS encoding glycosyltransferase has protein sequence MKTGKKVSTSWAFRGRIVWLFTKYQLLSKGLLALVIYPLYSFAIDTFLALSGRTGISSGDYISFLLSFQGVGFLLATLVMMVILIGLDINTFILTSALVKEEKIEMTARHMLWLGLTSLKSLFSPAGLLLMVYVSLIFPLLGLGVTIGPMKQFQIPNFITSVIYANPLYLSLYAGVLLVLTYLSYRLIFTFHYVLIGGKTIGSAIRSSLDLTKKYGRALIKRLVGIFVKNGLVYFVPLLVALVALLAYVLVSQAEQTNQSRLYLLFILLVVVDIVSFLTFLFPPMMIYRVTDAFYDYEEAEGRTVAVPLSTKASKWREDILPTIRLRTKFWVTGLILFILAGNFCFAYLLVQHFDTIFRVNREIALVAHRGGGDLGAENTIAGILAAAEEGVAWSEIDIQRTKDGHYVLNHDGDFKRVAGDSRSSSQMTLAEIQSLQVADAFDSSRPAQPVPTIEEVIEASKGKIGLFIELKGKTADKQMVDDIVAMVKAYGVEEEVALLSLDYKLITYIEETYPEMVSGYLYYFSIGQTEDLQGDYLIMEEAEASPEKVADLKAQGKKVIVWTVNTEESIQRFVNSEVDGIITDYVLDVKAGIKARDERTDFEVIVDSVLGE, from the coding sequence ATGAAAACAGGAAAGAAGGTTTCAACCAGTTGGGCTTTTCGTGGTCGGATCGTCTGGCTCTTTACCAAATACCAATTGCTTAGTAAGGGGCTGTTGGCTCTGGTTATTTATCCCTTGTATTCCTTTGCCATTGATACTTTTTTAGCCTTATCTGGGCGGACAGGGATTTCCAGTGGTGACTATATATCCTTTCTCTTGAGCTTCCAAGGAGTTGGTTTCCTTTTGGCAACCCTAGTCATGATGGTGATTTTGATTGGCTTAGATATCAACACCTTTATCTTGACCAGTGCTCTTGTAAAGGAAGAAAAGATTGAAATGACTGCTCGGCACATGCTCTGGCTGGGCTTGACCTCCCTCAAGTCCCTCTTTAGTCCAGCTGGTCTATTGCTCATGGTCTATGTGTCCTTGATTTTCCCGCTCTTGGGCTTGGGTGTCACCATTGGCCCCATGAAGCAGTTCCAGATTCCCAACTTTATCACTTCGGTGATTTATGCCAATCCTCTTTACCTGTCACTTTATGCAGGGGTACTCTTGGTTTTGACCTATCTGAGCTATCGACTGATATTCACCTTCCACTATGTCCTCATTGGTGGGAAAACGATTGGTTCAGCTATTCGCTCCTCTCTTGATTTGACAAAGAAATACGGTCGAGCGCTCATCAAGCGACTTGTCGGGATTTTTGTGAAAAATGGCCTTGTCTACTTTGTCCCTCTCCTTGTTGCCTTGGTAGCCCTACTTGCCTATGTTTTGGTCAGTCAGGCAGAGCAGACCAATCAAAGTCGTTTGTATCTCTTGTTTATCCTCCTTGTAGTCGTGGATATTGTCAGCTTTCTGACCTTCCTCTTTCCGCCGATGATGATTTATCGAGTGACGGATGCCTTTTATGATTACGAAGAGGCTGAGGGACGTACTGTAGCGGTTCCTCTTTCGACCAAGGCCAGTAAGTGGCGGGAGGATATTCTACCGACCATTCGCCTGCGTACCAAGTTTTGGGTGACCGGTTTGATTCTCTTTATCTTGGCAGGAAATTTTTGCTTTGCTTACTTGTTGGTGCAGCATTTTGACACGATTTTCCGTGTGAATCGTGAGATTGCCTTAGTCGCCCACCGTGGTGGAGGTGACCTGGGTGCTGAAAATACGATTGCAGGTATTTTAGCGGCTGCGGAGGAAGGGGTGGCTTGGTCTGAGATTGATATTCAACGGACCAAAGACGGTCACTATGTCCTCAATCATGACGGTGATTTCAAGCGTGTTGCTGGCGACAGCCGTAGCTCTAGCCAGATGACTCTGGCTGAAATCCAGAGCTTGCAGGTTGCGGATGCTTTTGACAGTAGCCGTCCAGCTCAGCCTGTTCCCACGATTGAGGAGGTTATCGAAGCAAGTAAAGGCAAGATCGGCCTCTTTATCGAACTGAAGGGGAAAACAGCAGATAAGCAAATGGTGGATGACATTGTTGCCATGGTCAAGGCCTATGGTGTTGAAGAGGAAGTGGCTCTGCTGTCCTTGGACTACAAGCTGATTACCTACATCGAAGAAACCTATCCTGAGATGGTGTCTGGTTATCTCTATTACTTCTCCATCGGTCAGACAGAAGATTTGCAGGGCGATTATCTGATTATGGAAGAGGCAGAAGCTAGTCCAGAAAAGGTTGCCGACCTAAAAGCCCAAGGCAAGAAAGTTATCGTCTGGACAGTCAATACGGAAGAATCCATCCAACGCTTTGTCAATTCGGAAGTTGACGGTATTATCACGGACTATGTTCTTGATGTCAAGGCTGGCATCAAGGCGCGTGATGAACGGACGGATTTTGAAGTCATTGTGGATTCGGTTCTGGGTGAATAA
- a CDS encoding endopeptidase, translating to MTRLQDDFYEYVNGEWAKTAVIPDDKPRTGGFSDLADEIEKLMIDTTNAWLAGEDVPEDSVLQNFVAFHKQVADYETRDRLGAKPAQALIAEYKALNSFEEFTSKLAEYELAGKPNFMPFGVSPDFMDAQTNVLWAYGIATILPDTTYYADGHEKGAALLKTWRECQEALLPKFGFSDEEIAELLDKVLALDAIVAKYVLSNEEGSEYAKLYHPYKWEEFAALVPNLPLTAFFEELLGQVPDKIIVPEERFWQAANEIYSPENWDLLKAGLVFAATRSYTSFLSDEIRILDGAYSRALSGTPQAQNREKAAYNLAQGFFSQALGLWYAGEKFSPEAKADVEAKVAKMIEVYKSRLETADWLAQETRDKAIVKLNVIKPYIGYPEALPERYYKKIIDPSKSLVENAIELNKIDIAHGWSKWNKPVDIKEWGMPAHMVNAYYNPQKNLIVFPAAILQAPFYSLEQSSSANYGGIGAVIAHEISHAFDSNGASFDENGSLNNWWTEEDYAAFEARTQQVIDQFEGQDSYGAKINGKLTVSENIADLGGIAAALEAAKSEDDFSAEEFFTNFARIWRMKARPEFMQMLASVDVHAPGHLRTNIQLPNFDEFHETFGVQEGDGMWRAKEDRVIIW from the coding sequence ATGACACGTTTACAAGATGATTTTTACGAATACGTCAATGGTGAATGGGCAAAAACAGCCGTGATTCCAGACGATAAGCCAAGAACAGGTGGTTTCTCAGACCTGGCGGACGAGATTGAAAAGCTCATGATTGACACGACAAACGCTTGGTTGGCGGGAGAAGATGTCCCAGAAGATAGCGTTTTGCAAAACTTTGTGGCTTTTCACAAACAAGTAGCTGACTATGAAACCCGTGACCGTTTGGGGGCAAAACCAGCACAAGCCTTGATTGCAGAGTACAAGGCACTCAACTCTTTCGAAGAATTCACCAGCAAGTTGGCAGAATATGAGTTGGCAGGTAAGCCAAACTTCATGCCTTTTGGGGTGTCGCCTGACTTTATGGATGCCCAGACCAATGTGCTTTGGGCCTATGGCATAGCGACCATTTTGCCGGATACGACCTACTATGCTGACGGGCATGAGAAGGGAGCTGCACTGCTCAAGACTTGGCGAGAGTGTCAGGAAGCTCTCTTGCCTAAGTTTGGTTTCAGCGATGAAGAAATTGCAGAGCTCTTGGATAAGGTCTTGGCCTTGGATGCAATTGTAGCTAAATATGTTCTGTCAAACGAAGAGGGGTCAGAGTATGCCAAGCTCTATCATCCATACAAATGGGAAGAATTTGCGGCCTTGGTACCAAACCTGCCTTTGACAGCTTTCTTTGAGGAACTTTTAGGACAGGTGCCTGATAAGATTATCGTTCCAGAGGAGCGTTTCTGGCAGGCGGCTAATGAGATTTACAGTCCTGAAAACTGGGACTTGCTCAAGGCTGGTTTGGTATTTGCGGCGACTCGTTCCTATACCTCTTTCCTATCAGACGAGATTCGGATTTTGGACGGAGCTTATTCTCGTGCCCTTTCTGGTACGCCGCAGGCTCAGAATAGGGAAAAGGCAGCCTACAACCTTGCTCAAGGTTTCTTTAGTCAGGCCTTGGGGCTCTGGTATGCAGGGGAAAAATTCTCACCAGAGGCTAAGGCGGATGTGGAAGCCAAGGTTGCCAAGATGATTGAGGTGTATAAATCTCGCTTGGAAACGGCAGATTGGTTGGCTCAAGAGACGCGTGACAAAGCCATTGTCAAACTTAATGTCATCAAGCCTTACATCGGCTACCCAGAAGCCTTGCCAGAGCGTTATTATAAGAAGATTATTGACCCAAGCAAGTCCTTGGTGGAAAATGCCATTGAGCTAAACAAGATTGACATCGCTCATGGTTGGAGCAAGTGGAACAAGCCTGTGGACATTAAGGAATGGGGCATGCCAGCTCACATGGTCAACGCCTACTACAATCCACAGAAGAACTTGATTGTCTTTCCAGCAGCCATTTTGCAGGCGCCATTCTACTCTCTGGAGCAGTCTTCATCAGCTAACTACGGCGGTATCGGTGCGGTTATTGCCCACGAGATTTCCCATGCCTTTGACTCAAACGGTGCCTCCTTTGATGAGAATGGTAGTCTCAATAACTGGTGGACAGAGGAAGATTATGCAGCCTTTGAGGCCCGTACCCAGCAGGTCATCGACCAGTTTGAGGGTCAGGATTCTTACGGTGCCAAAATCAATGGTAAATTGACCGTGTCAGAAAATATTGCCGACCTTGGTGGGATTGCAGCAGCCTTAGAAGCAGCGAAGTCGGAGGACGACTTCTCCGCAGAAGAGTTTTTCACCAACTTTGCTCGCATCTGGCGGATGAAGGCCCGTCCTGAGTTCATGCAGATGTTGGCTAGTGTGGATGTCCACGCACCAGGTCACCTACGCACCAACATCCAGTTGCCAAACTTCGATGAATTCCATGAAACGTTTGGCGTTCAAGAAGGCGACGGCATGTGGCGTGCAAAAGAAGACCGCGTGATTATTTGGTAA
- a CDS encoding metal ABC transporter permease, giving the protein MFEVLLILMVIASSCGLLGSILVVKNQSMLADALSHSVLLGIVLGFFISHSLDSPLLIVGASLFGLLSVLAIDRLHSRKIAHDAATGLVFSFFFAVAVLLISLFARNVHLDVDLVLQGEVLFAPLHRMDVLAWSLPVSLVKSSLVWLVIVLFFVWAYHRLQVHLFDSNHARLSGLRTRILEMVILILVSLTTVLAFEAIGSMTVIVFLVAPSMAALRWVKSFWQLLLLGQGIAILTVVLGFLVANQLDLTMSGTCAVVSLLVVCSSIILKNTWSWSPDK; this is encoded by the coding sequence GTGTTTGAAGTATTACTCATTTTGATGGTTATTGCTAGTTCTTGTGGCTTGCTCGGCTCGATACTGGTTGTAAAAAATCAATCAATGTTGGCAGATGCGCTATCGCATTCTGTCTTGCTTGGGATTGTTCTGGGATTTTTTATTAGTCATAGTTTGGATTCGCCATTGCTAATAGTTGGTGCCAGTCTGTTTGGGTTATTATCGGTTCTTGCCATTGACCGTCTGCATAGTCGAAAGATAGCGCATGATGCCGCAACAGGTCTAGTTTTTTCTTTCTTTTTTGCGGTGGCGGTTTTGCTTATTTCTCTTTTTGCTCGCAATGTTCACTTGGATGTGGATCTGGTTTTGCAGGGGGAAGTACTTTTTGCTCCGCTCCATCGTATGGATGTTCTAGCCTGGTCACTCCCTGTTAGTCTGGTCAAGTCGAGTTTGGTTTGGTTGGTTATTGTTCTATTTTTTGTTTGGGCTTACCATCGTTTACAAGTGCACCTATTTGACAGCAACCATGCTCGTTTGTCTGGCTTACGAACAAGGATTTTAGAAATGGTTATTTTGATTCTAGTTTCCTTAACCACTGTTCTGGCCTTTGAAGCGATTGGCTCGATGACTGTTATTGTTTTCTTGGTGGCACCAAGTATGGCTGCCCTACGTTGGGTCAAATCCTTCTGGCAATTGCTTCTTTTAGGGCAAGGTATCGCTATTTTAACGGTTGTGCTAGGTTTTTTAGTGGCCAATCAACTGGATTTAACCATGTCAGGGACCTGTGCCGTTGTCAGCCTTCTTGTGGTTTGTTCGAGTATTATTCTAAAAAATACTTGGTCATGGTCACCTGATAAGTGA
- a CDS encoding zinc ABC transporter permease, whose translation MFEVFKEYSFWTVALGTVSLAVAASTIGSISVLTKQSLLGDALGHASYPGVIVSFMIFQSRHPLYLLLGAVLSGYLSYALVHWLRRKGGHSLVNALSLVSASFFGLGMVLKNAIQGNEAFAGASQAGLQTYLFGQAAFIQLDDVILIGIISLLALALFAFFYQDYKLYLFDQTFARVIGVRVRYLQQLTMFLMICLIAVGLKLVGAILMSSFLIAPAVFGLMLGKSYHKSLLLAGIVAIGSAFVGTWISSSVSGLSTGPTIIVCLTGLTLSAFVYVTYVRKENGRV comes from the coding sequence ATGTTTGAGGTTTTCAAAGAGTATTCTTTCTGGACAGTTGCTTTAGGGACCGTCAGCCTAGCTGTAGCAGCCAGCACTATCGGAAGTATATCTGTTCTTACTAAACAGAGTTTGCTTGGGGATGCTCTGGGGCATGCTTCTTATCCTGGAGTGATTGTCTCTTTCATGATTTTTCAGTCGCGACATCCTCTCTACTTGCTGTTAGGAGCAGTGTTGTCAGGCTACCTTTCTTATGCACTTGTCCATTGGCTGCGTCGAAAAGGTGGTCACAGTCTAGTCAATGCCCTTTCATTGGTGTCTGCTTCTTTCTTTGGTTTGGGAATGGTCTTGAAAAATGCTATTCAGGGAAATGAAGCCTTTGCAGGGGCTTCCCAAGCTGGATTGCAAACCTATCTATTTGGACAGGCAGCCTTTATTCAGCTGGATGATGTGATACTCATCGGAATTATTTCACTATTGGCTTTGGCATTGTTTGCTTTCTTTTATCAAGACTATAAGCTATATCTGTTTGATCAAACTTTTGCAAGGGTTATTGGTGTTCGTGTAAGGTACTTGCAGCAGTTGACGATGTTTTTGATGATTTGCCTAATTGCAGTAGGATTAAAGCTAGTCGGAGCTATTTTGATGAGTAGTTTTTTGATTGCACCAGCTGTCTTTGGCTTGATGCTGGGAAAATCGTATCATAAGAGTCTGTTACTGGCAGGAATCGTTGCAATTGGGTCGGCTTTCGTAGGGACCTGGATTAGCTCCAGTGTATCTGGTTTGTCGACCGGACCGACTATTATCGTCTGTCTGACAGGTCTGACCCTGTCTGCATTTGTGTATGTTACCTATGTCAGAAAGGAGAATGGTCGTGTTTGA
- a CDS encoding metal ABC transporter ATP-binding protein — protein MSAIIELKDVNLAYSASQTMALENVNLVIPRGSRTAIVGPNGAGKSSLFKVILGLEKPDTGQVRLLGQEAGLERLIAQKVAYIPQSSQVNWQFPATVFEIVLMGRFAHSKGMFRRSTKADRQIVEQALERLKIADLRHRQIDQLSGGQRQRVFLARALAQEAELYLMDEPLAGIDQATEIMIMDMLKEFQCEGKTSIVIHHDLTTLDAYFDHLVWLHKHVIDSGPMDETLTSENYQATYGIGNGLFLGNAKGGSHV, from the coding sequence ATGTCAGCAATCATTGAATTAAAAGATGTCAATTTAGCATATTCAGCCAGCCAGACCATGGCTTTAGAAAATGTCAATTTGGTGATTCCCAGAGGGAGTCGGACGGCTATTGTTGGGCCGAATGGTGCTGGGAAGTCTAGTCTATTCAAGGTCATTTTGGGGTTGGAAAAACCTGACACAGGGCAGGTTCGCTTGCTTGGTCAGGAGGCAGGTCTAGAGAGGTTGATTGCTCAAAAAGTAGCCTATATTCCCCAATCCAGTCAAGTAAACTGGCAATTTCCTGCAACAGTTTTTGAAATTGTTCTGATGGGACGCTTCGCTCATAGTAAGGGAATGTTTAGAAGATCGACTAAGGCTGATAGACAGATTGTTGAGCAGGCTCTAGAACGGTTAAAAATTGCGGATTTACGCCATCGTCAGATTGATCAGCTTTCAGGCGGGCAGCGTCAGCGGGTCTTTCTAGCCAGAGCCCTGGCACAAGAAGCAGAATTGTATCTTATGGATGAGCCTCTGGCAGGGATTGATCAGGCAACAGAAATCATGATCATGGATATGCTCAAGGAGTTCCAATGTGAAGGGAAAACTTCCATTGTCATTCATCATGACTTAACGACGCTGGATGCCTACTTTGATCACCTTGTCTGGCTTCATAAGCATGTGATTGACTCTGGTCCGATGGATGAGACTTTGACAAGTGAGAATTATCAGGCGACCTACGGCATAGGAAATGGGCTGTTTTTAGGAAATGCCAAAGGAGGCAGTCATGTTTGA
- a CDS encoding metal transporter: MKKILFSFALLLSLIGLGACRPSQTTEGSSKPRVAVTTSFLDDMVYQLAGDEVERDLLIPAGEDPHLYVAKSSDLSKLQKADLVLYHGLHFEGKMVEALEKTGVAVSKNFNAKDLNTMDEDGEEIVDPHFWFSIPLYKSAVAVASEELQKLLPAKAEMIQKNAEKYQAQLDDLHAWVEKELSVIPKESRYLVTPHDAFNYFAASYDFTLYAPQGVSTDSEVANSDMIETVNLIIDHNIKAIFTESTTNPERMEKLQEAVKAKGGQVEVVTGEGKELFSDSLAPEGEEGDTFIDMYKHNVKLMVKYLK, translated from the coding sequence ATGAAGAAAATATTGTTCAGTTTTGCTCTGCTATTGTCCCTAATAGGGCTAGGAGCTTGTCGTCCATCGCAAACCACAGAAGGCTCTAGTAAGCCAAGAGTGGCTGTGACTACTTCCTTCCTCGATGACATGGTCTATCAGTTGGCGGGTGATGAGGTGGAACGTGATTTGCTGATTCCAGCAGGAGAAGACCCTCATTTGTACGTAGCCAAATCTAGTGATTTATCAAAATTACAAAAGGCTGACCTTGTTCTCTACCACGGTTTGCACTTTGAAGGTAAAATGGTTGAAGCTTTGGAGAAGACCGGAGTAGCTGTTTCTAAAAACTTTAATGCAAAAGACTTGAATACGATGGATGAGGATGGAGAAGAGATTGTCGATCCGCACTTCTGGTTTTCAATTCCCTTGTACAAGTCAGCTGTAGCTGTAGCTTCAGAGGAACTACAAAAACTCTTACCTGCTAAAGCTGAGATGATTCAGAAAAATGCAGAAAAATACCAAGCGCAGCTAGATGATTTGCATGCCTGGGTAGAAAAAGAATTAAGTGTGATTCCAAAAGAAAGTCGCTATTTGGTAACACCACATGATGCCTTTAATTACTTTGCTGCTAGTTATGACTTCACTCTCTATGCTCCTCAAGGCGTGAGCACCGACTCAGAAGTGGCTAACAGTGACATGATTGAGACAGTTAACCTAATCATTGACCATAATATCAAGGCTATCTTTACAGAGTCTACAACTAATCCAGAACGCATGGAGAAATTGCAAGAGGCAGTAAAAGCCAAAGGCGGTCAGGTTGAAGTTGTTACTGGCGAAGGTAAGGAGTTGTTCTCAGATTCCTTGGCACCAGAAGGCGAGGAAGGGGATACCTTTATCGACATGTACAAACATAATGTTAAACTGATGGTTAAATATCTGAAATAG
- a CDS encoding metal-dependent transcriptional regulator — MTPNKEDYLKCIYELGQLDQKITNKLIAEKMAFSAPAVSEMLKKMVAEELISKDTKAGYLLSQTALEMVASLYRKHRLIEVFLVEQLGYSPEEVHEEAEILEHTVSDHFINRLDLLLEQPQTCPHGGSIPQAGQPLIERYQTRLSQLTETGNYQLVRIHDFYQLLQYLEQHELAVGDLLTVTAFDQFAQTITIQYKDKELAIPTAIAQQLFIEKSNRPA; from the coding sequence ATGACACCAAACAAAGAAGATTACCTAAAATGTATTTATGAACTGGGTCAATTAGACCAAAAAATTACCAATAAACTCATCGCAGAGAAGATGGCCTTCTCCGCACCAGCCGTTTCCGAAATGCTCAAAAAAATGGTAGCCGAAGAGCTCATTTCTAAGGATACCAAGGCAGGTTATCTCCTCAGCCAAACTGCCCTTGAAATGGTAGCCAGCCTCTATCGCAAACACCGCTTGATTGAGGTATTCTTAGTTGAGCAACTTGGCTACTCTCCAGAAGAAGTACATGAAGAGGCTGAGATTTTAGAACACACCGTTTCAGATCACTTTATCAACCGCCTAGACCTGCTACTGGAACAGCCTCAAACTTGTCCTCACGGGGGAAGCATTCCTCAAGCAGGACAACCGCTCATCGAACGCTACCAGACACGGCTGTCACAGCTAACTGAGACAGGGAACTACCAGCTTGTCCGTATCCATGACTTCTATCAACTCCTTCAGTACTTGGAACAACATGAATTAGCTGTCGGCGACTTACTAACCGTCACAGCCTTCGACCAGTTTGCCCAGACCATCACCATCCAGTACAAGGACAAAGAGCTCGCCATCCCAACAGCCATCGCTCAACAATTATTCATCGAAAAAAGCAATCGCCCAGCCTAA